The proteins below come from a single Bacteroidota bacterium genomic window:
- the clpB gene encoding ATP-dependent chaperone ClpB, whose translation MNFNKFTIKSQEAVQNAQEIASSYGNQLIEPEHVLAALVQDSGGTVVPILQKIGANISFIKIKVNEALERLPKVSGAGVSNQSISQNLGRLFERAGKQAENLKDEFVSTEHLLLGMVETKDTNAGKLLLEQGVTVDAILKVLKEIRGTQRVTDQSPEDKYQALQRYGRDLNELVRKGKMDPVIGRDEEIRRVLQVLSRRTKNNPVLIGEPGVGKTAIAEGIAYRIVQGDVPEMLKTKRIVALDMGSLVAGTSFRGQFEERLKALLKEVEESQGEIILFIDELHTLVGAGAAQGSVDAANMLKPALAKGELRAIGATTIDEYRKYVEKDPALERRFQPVMVNEPSVEDTISILRGLKERYELHHGVRITDGAIVAAAQLSHRYISDRFLPDKAIDLVDEAASKLRIEIDSMPEELDAVERRIKQLEIEREAIRREKDEASQDRLAEVEREIAEQGQLRTELKAHWQVEKELIQSIRKMKEEIESARLEAEQKEREGDLGRVAELRYGVIAEREKMIHEASAKLQGFQRDRKMLKEEVDAEDIAEIVARWTGIPVTRMLESDRQKLLHLEERLQERVVAQEEAVKAVSDAIRRSRAGLQDEKRPIGSFIFLGSTGVGKTELARALAEFLFNDESAMVRIDMSEYMEKFSVSRLIGAPPGYVGYDEGGQLTEAVRRKPYAVVLLDEIEKAHPEVFNVLLQVLDEGRLTDSKGRTVDFKNTIIIMTSNLGSHLISERVGAGFEKHSEWDDEFSNLRAELLSLLRKNIRPEFLNRIDEVIVFKPLAQADIRAIVTLQLKHVERLLSEKGITLDVTDDAKDWLAKLGYDPMYGARPLKRVIQKHIVNAMSEKILKEDFHDGDIVEVGLDTQGLIELVKKVRAEVNG comes from the coding sequence ATGAACTTCAATAAGTTTACGATAAAATCGCAAGAGGCGGTACAGAACGCACAGGAAATTGCTTCGAGCTACGGCAATCAATTGATTGAGCCTGAGCATGTGTTGGCGGCCCTTGTGCAGGATTCGGGTGGAACGGTGGTTCCGATCCTACAGAAGATCGGCGCAAACATCAGCTTTATCAAAATCAAAGTAAATGAAGCGCTTGAACGGCTGCCTAAAGTGAGCGGGGCAGGCGTGTCAAATCAATCCATCTCGCAAAATCTCGGTCGCCTGTTCGAACGGGCGGGCAAGCAAGCCGAAAACTTGAAAGATGAGTTCGTCAGCACGGAGCATCTCCTGCTCGGCATGGTTGAAACGAAAGACACGAACGCCGGCAAGTTGTTACTCGAACAGGGAGTTACCGTTGATGCGATTCTGAAGGTTCTGAAGGAGATTCGCGGCACTCAACGCGTGACCGATCAATCTCCCGAAGACAAATATCAGGCCCTTCAGCGCTACGGTCGCGACCTGAATGAACTTGTGCGCAAAGGGAAAATGGATCCGGTTATCGGGCGTGATGAGGAAATTCGTCGTGTGTTGCAGGTTCTCTCGCGAAGGACGAAGAACAACCCCGTTCTCATCGGCGAGCCGGGTGTCGGCAAAACGGCAATTGCGGAAGGAATAGCGTACAGAATCGTGCAGGGCGACGTTCCCGAAATGCTGAAGACAAAGCGCATTGTTGCGCTGGATATGGGGTCGCTGGTTGCGGGGACAAGTTTTCGCGGGCAGTTTGAGGAACGATTGAAAGCTCTCCTGAAAGAAGTCGAAGAATCCCAAGGGGAAATCATTCTCTTCATCGACGAGTTGCACACGCTCGTCGGTGCGGGCGCGGCGCAGGGGTCGGTAGATGCCGCCAACATGCTGAAACCCGCCCTTGCAAAGGGCGAACTGCGTGCAATCGGGGCAACGACTATAGATGAATATCGCAAATATGTCGAGAAAGATCCGGCCCTTGAGCGACGCTTCCAACCCGTGATGGTGAATGAGCCGAGCGTCGAGGATACGATTTCAATTCTCCGGGGATTGAAGGAACGTTACGAGTTGCATCACGGCGTTCGTATCACCGACGGGGCAATCGTTGCCGCGGCACAGTTGAGTCATCGGTATATCTCCGACCGGTTCCTTCCGGACAAAGCAATTGATCTCGTCGATGAAGCGGCATCGAAGCTGCGAATCGAGATCGACTCGATGCCTGAAGAACTTGATGCCGTCGAACGGCGGATCAAGCAACTGGAGATTGAACGCGAAGCAATCCGCCGCGAAAAAGATGAAGCTTCGCAAGACCGGCTTGCAGAAGTGGAGAGGGAGATCGCCGAACAGGGTCAACTCAGAACCGAACTGAAAGCCCATTGGCAGGTCGAAAAGGAGCTCATTCAATCCATCCGCAAAATGAAGGAGGAGATCGAGAGCGCCCGTCTTGAAGCAGAACAGAAAGAGCGGGAGGGCGATCTTGGTCGGGTGGCGGAGTTGCGGTATGGTGTTATTGCCGAGCGGGAAAAAATGATTCATGAGGCGTCTGCCAAACTGCAGGGTTTCCAGCGTGACCGGAAAATGTTGAAAGAAGAAGTGGACGCGGAAGATATTGCGGAAATTGTGGCACGTTGGACCGGGATTCCGGTAACGAGAATGCTCGAAAGCGACCGGCAGAAGTTGCTTCATCTTGAAGAACGACTGCAAGAGCGTGTTGTGGCACAGGAAGAGGCCGTCAAGGCTGTCAGCGACGCCATCCGCCGTTCACGGGCCGGATTGCAGGATGAAAAGCGGCCGATCGGTTCGTTCATCTTTCTGGGAAGTACGGGAGTCGGAAAAACCGAACTTGCGCGGGCGCTCGCGGAATTTCTCTTCAACGATGAAAGCGCCATGGTTCGCATCGACATGAGTGAGTATATGGAGAAGTTTTCCGTTTCCCGCCTCATCGGCGCGCCCCCGGGATATGTCGGGTACGATGAGGGCGGGCAGTTGACGGAGGCCGTTCGTCGCAAGCCCTATGCAGTGGTTTTGCTTGATGAGATCGAGAAAGCCCATCCCGAAGTGTTCAATGTTCTCCTGCAGGTGTTGGATGAGGGGAGACTGACGGACAGCAAAGGCCGTACAGTTGATTTCAAGAACACAATCATCATCATGACATCGAATCTCGGTTCGCATCTGATTAGTGAACGGGTTGGGGCCGGATTTGAGAAGCACAGCGAATGGGATGACGAATTCAGTAATCTGAGAGCGGAACTGCTTTCTCTGTTGCGGAAGAATATTCGTCCGGAGTTTCTTAACCGGATCGATGAGGTGATCGTCTTCAAACCACTTGCTCAGGCGGATATCCGGGCAATTGTAACATTGCAACTGAAGCATGTCGAGCGATTGTTGAGTGAGAAAGGTATCACACTTGACGTAACCGATGATGCGAAAGATTGGCTCGCAAAGCTGGGCTATGACCCGATGTACGGTGCACGTCCCCTCAAACGGGTTATCCAGAAGCACATTGTAAACGCAATGTCCGAAAAGATACTCAAGGAGGATTTTCATGATGGTGACATCGTCGAAGTCGGGCTCGATACTCAGGGACTTATCGAATTGGTGAAGAAGGTACGTGCCGAGGTAAACGGCTGA
- the dnaK gene encoding molecular chaperone DnaK, translated as MGKIIGIDLGTTNSVVAVMEGSDPVVIANSEGGRTTPSVVAFAKNGERLVGQAAKRQAVTNSQNTVFSIKRFMGRFHNEVNEEMTLVPYKVVKGENNTARVEVGDRIYSPPEISAMILQKMKQTAEDYLGQKVTEAVITVPAYFNDAQRQATKEAGEIAGLNVRRIINEPTAAALAYGLDKRNKDVKVAIYDLGGGTFDISILELGEGVFEVKSTNGDTHLGGDNFDQRVVDFMADEFKKQEGIDLRKDPMALQRLREAAEKAKMELSQLMQTEVNLPFITATADGPKHLNMNITRAKFEQLVDDLIQRTFGPTEQALKDAGLRPTDIDEVILVGGMTRVPKVQALVKEIFGREPHRGVNPDEVVAVGAAIQGGVLAGDVTDVLLLDVTPLSLGIETLGGVMTKLIDANTTIPTKRSEIFSTASDNQPSVEIHVLQGERPMAVDNRTLGKFHLDGIPPAPRGVPQIEVTFDIDANGILHVAAKDKGTSKEQSIRITSSSGLSKEEVEKMKADAQSHAAEDRKRKEEIDIKNQADNLVFQTEKQLKEFGDKVSTSGKAKVENANNALKEAIKGGNIGAIKAAIEELNAAWNEASAQMYQQATGGQAGPQPGQGGPSAGPEQPKTEEKKVEDAQYEVVDEEKKK; from the coding sequence ATGGGAAAAATCATTGGCATTGACCTCGGAACGACCAACTCTGTCGTTGCCGTTATGGAAGGCAGCGACCCGGTTGTTATTGCAAACTCGGAAGGAGGGCGAACCACCCCCTCGGTGGTTGCCTTTGCGAAGAATGGCGAGCGCCTCGTTGGCCAGGCTGCGAAACGTCAGGCAGTGACGAACTCGCAGAATACGGTATTCTCCATCAAGCGCTTCATGGGGCGTTTCCACAATGAAGTGAATGAAGAAATGACGCTTGTGCCCTACAAAGTGGTGAAGGGCGAGAACAACACCGCACGGGTTGAGGTGGGAGATCGCATATACTCACCGCCGGAAATCAGCGCGATGATTCTTCAGAAGATGAAGCAAACCGCTGAAGATTATCTCGGGCAGAAAGTGACCGAGGCTGTGATAACTGTTCCGGCGTACTTCAACGATGCACAGCGTCAGGCCACCAAAGAAGCAGGCGAAATTGCGGGTCTGAACGTTCGACGCATCATCAACGAGCCAACGGCCGCGGCACTCGCGTATGGGCTCGATAAGCGGAACAAGGATGTCAAAGTCGCAATCTACGATCTCGGTGGTGGAACGTTCGATATTTCAATCCTCGAGCTGGGCGAAGGCGTGTTCGAAGTGAAGTCCACGAACGGCGATACACACCTTGGCGGCGACAACTTCGACCAGCGCGTGGTCGACTTTATGGCAGATGAATTCAAAAAGCAGGAAGGCATCGATCTCCGCAAAGACCCGATGGCGCTGCAGCGCTTGCGCGAAGCAGCCGAGAAAGCCAAAATGGAGCTTTCGCAGTTGATGCAGACGGAAGTGAACCTGCCGTTCATTACGGCAACTGCTGACGGGCCAAAACACTTGAACATGAACATCACCCGCGCAAAGTTCGAACAATTGGTTGATGACTTGATTCAGCGTACCTTCGGACCGACAGAGCAGGCGTTGAAGGACGCGGGTCTTCGCCCCACGGACATCGACGAAGTGATTCTCGTCGGCGGCATGACACGTGTACCAAAAGTGCAGGCTCTCGTGAAGGAGATATTCGGACGTGAGCCGCACAGGGGCGTCAACCCCGACGAGGTAGTTGCAGTCGGCGCGGCAATTCAGGGTGGCGTTCTCGCGGGTGACGTAACTGATGTGTTGTTGCTCGATGTGACTCCGCTTTCTCTCGGAATTGAAACACTCGGCGGTGTTATGACGAAGCTGATCGATGCGAATACAACGATTCCGACAAAGCGAAGCGAGATCTTCTCGACAGCGTCGGACAATCAACCGTCGGTCGAAATCCACGTGTTGCAGGGTGAGCGTCCGATGGCTGTGGATAACCGCACGCTCGGCAAATTCCATCTTGATGGAATACCGCCTGCACCGCGCGGCGTACCGCAGATTGAGGTGACGTTCGATATCGACGCAAACGGAATTCTTCATGTTGCTGCAAAGGACAAGGGAACCAGCAAGGAACAGTCGATTCGCATCACTTCTTCCAGCGGGTTGAGCAAGGAAGAAGTCGAGAAGATGAAAGCGGATGCGCAATCGCATGCGGCCGAAGACCGGAAACGCAAGGAAGAAATTGATATCAAGAATCAGGCGGATAACCTTGTGTTCCAGACGGAGAAGCAGCTGAAGGAATTCGGCGACAAAGTCAGCACATCCGGCAAGGCAAAAGTCGAGAACGCCAACAATGCACTCAAAGAGGCAATCAAAGGCGGCAACATTGGTGCAATCAAGGCTGCGATTGAGGAACTCAACGCTGCATGGAACGAAGCCTCAGCCCAGATGTACCAGCAGGCTACCGGTGGACAAGCTGGTCCGCAACCGGGTCAGGGTGGGCCTTCCGCCGGTCCGGAGCAGCCAAAGACTGAGGAAAAGAAGGTCGAGGATGCACAGTACGAAGTAGTTGACGAGGAAAAGAAGAAGTAG
- a CDS encoding biotin--[acetyl-CoA-carboxylase] ligase has protein sequence MFSERVLRKGLKTKTFGSKIFTFQSIDSTNNCAKAVANIGAAEGVVVIAEEQTAGKGRLGRSWQANPEENLTFSVVLRPKISPEAVNLLPLYVAIAVAQAIERTTSLKVECKWPNDLLIGKRKVAGILIEGSIQQGVLEYVVVGLGINVNQTNFPSDLLQKATSLKLESGQEIDRVQLFRQILTSFESTYTTSLRNSFESTIPTWLTRSTMLNKPIVVSQQGNIINGVVKGLSRDGGIVLQTNGSEKTLFAGDVTILGDTAEQLAALKNEPAANFAATTP, from the coding sequence ATGTTTTCAGAGCGTGTACTTCGCAAGGGCTTGAAAACGAAGACGTTCGGCAGCAAGATTTTTACATTCCAGTCCATTGATTCGACGAACAACTGTGCCAAAGCAGTTGCAAATATCGGCGCTGCAGAAGGCGTTGTAGTTATTGCCGAGGAACAAACGGCCGGGAAGGGGCGCCTCGGAAGAAGTTGGCAGGCCAATCCTGAAGAGAATCTCACATTCTCCGTTGTTCTTCGCCCGAAAATCTCTCCCGAGGCCGTCAACCTTTTGCCACTCTATGTTGCCATTGCTGTTGCACAGGCAATCGAGCGCACAACTTCTCTCAAAGTAGAATGCAAGTGGCCCAACGACTTGCTCATCGGCAAGAGAAAGGTGGCCGGAATTCTCATCGAAGGCTCGATTCAACAGGGTGTTCTGGAATATGTTGTGGTGGGATTAGGCATTAATGTGAATCAAACCAATTTCCCTTCGGATTTGTTGCAGAAGGCGACTTCGCTCAAGCTGGAGTCGGGTCAGGAAATCGATAGAGTTCAATTGTTCAGACAGATTCTCACATCGTTTGAATCGACCTACACAACATCTCTCCGCAACAGCTTCGAGTCAACGATTCCCACATGGCTTACTCGCTCAACAATGCTCAACAAACCCATCGTCGTATCCCAGCAGGGCAACATCATCAATGGAGTAGTGAAAGGCCTGAGCAGAGATGGGGGGATTGTACTGCAGACAAACGGATCGGAAAAGACACTGTTTGCAGGTGATGTGACTATTCTGGGAGATACAGCCGAGCAACTTGCGGCTCTCAAGAATGAGCCGGCTGCAAATTTTGCAGCCACCACTCCCTGA
- a CDS encoding type III pantothenate kinase: MLLALDIGNSTISCALFDGEKQAGALSVSSTVQRNADETWDVIRAFLSEHKAAPDMITGFGISSVVPFLTSLFSTLAQDRLNVEPVVVSGTLDLGIAIRYADPSSLGSDRICSAIAGYRKFGGPLIIVDFGTATTYGVVAENGDFLGGAISLGIKSTADALSKRTAQLPLIELHPPASAICTDTRSAIQAGVMFSMIDAVEGMIQRFKKELGTDAKVVVTGGLSTLISKYTPIVDACEPALVLEGIRLIHERVRQRLP, translated from the coding sequence ATGCTTCTTGCGCTCGACATCGGAAACTCCACGATAAGCTGCGCCCTCTTCGATGGCGAAAAGCAGGCAGGGGCTCTCAGCGTTTCCAGCACTGTTCAGCGCAATGCAGACGAAACATGGGATGTGATTCGGGCCTTCCTGTCGGAACACAAAGCCGCCCCGGACATGATAACGGGTTTCGGGATCTCTTCTGTCGTTCCATTTCTTACTTCTCTTTTCAGCACTTTGGCACAAGACCGGCTCAATGTTGAGCCGGTAGTCGTCAGTGGTACCTTGGACCTTGGCATTGCTATCCGCTATGCAGATCCTTCCTCCCTCGGCTCAGACAGGATTTGCAGCGCCATTGCCGGATACAGGAAGTTCGGCGGGCCGCTTATTATCGTTGATTTCGGCACTGCCACAACGTACGGCGTGGTGGCGGAGAATGGGGACTTCCTTGGCGGGGCAATCTCCCTGGGCATAAAATCAACGGCCGACGCCCTTTCAAAGAGAACCGCGCAACTTCCTTTAATCGAACTTCATCCGCCGGCGTCAGCAATCTGTACCGACACGCGCTCGGCAATTCAGGCGGGGGTCATGTTCAGCATGATCGATGCAGTAGAAGGTATGATACAACGCTTCAAAAAGGAATTGGGAACCGATGCGAAAGTCGTGGTAACAGGTGGCCTCTCAACACTGATCAGCAAGTATACACCTATCGTCGACGCCTGCGAGCCGGCACTCGTGCTCGAGGGAATCAGACTGATTCATGAACGGGTGAGACAAAGGCTCCCCTGA
- a CDS encoding NADH-quinone oxidoreductase subunit N, translating to MTEQILHDLRLFYPEAALVLAFLAAIIADLIFRRSVKVVPFVALAGLAVTGVLVLGQSTMHASIFSNMIAVDSFAFFFKLLIVFSAVLIVVFSLSSVELNSAGRRLGEYYSLLLALTLGMMLMAGASNLLMMYLALELSSITSYILSGYTREAQDSSEASLKYVIYGSLSSGLMLYGISIIYGMTGSLDLYTINQVLAGGEVNSFALLIAGVLVIAGFGYKISAVPFHFWTPDVYEGAPITITAFLSVASKAGGFAMMIRFFKVTFFDSSILTLPDGAWESVQGFDWVTVIVALSVLTMTFGNLVAIWQNNLKRMLAYSSIAHAGYMMMGIVVLNNEGLAAIMLYFVVYLFMNLGAFYIVMLVANKIGSEDIDDYRGIGPKAPLAMVALSIFLVSLTGLPPTAGFIGKLYLFAALLNSGWVWLAVVGALNSVISLYYYVRVFRNMYLRSDERHSNVSLDFSFAQKLVIMLLLVPTLLFGLYFTPLVQLAQASVKIFGTP from the coding sequence ATGACGGAACAAATTCTTCACGACTTACGCTTGTTTTACCCCGAGGCGGCGCTTGTGCTTGCTTTTCTCGCCGCAATCATCGCTGACCTGATTTTCCGGCGATCAGTCAAGGTCGTTCCCTTCGTTGCTCTGGCGGGGCTCGCGGTGACGGGCGTTCTTGTTCTTGGTCAATCGACGATGCATGCGTCAATCTTCAGTAATATGATTGCCGTCGATTCGTTCGCGTTCTTCTTCAAACTTCTCATTGTGTTTTCGGCGGTTCTGATTGTTGTGTTCTCCCTGAGTTCTGTCGAACTGAATTCAGCCGGAAGGCGGCTCGGGGAATACTACTCGCTGCTCCTTGCGCTGACATTGGGGATGATGTTGATGGCCGGGGCGAGCAATCTGCTGATGATGTATCTCGCGCTCGAGCTATCTTCCATCACCTCCTATATTCTCTCCGGCTATACTCGCGAGGCGCAGGATTCCAGTGAGGCATCGCTCAAATACGTCATCTACGGCTCGCTCTCGTCCGGATTGATGCTGTACGGCATTTCAATTATTTACGGAATGACAGGTTCTCTTGATCTCTACACCATCAACCAGGTGCTTGCAGGCGGAGAGGTGAACAGTTTTGCGTTGCTTATCGCAGGAGTTCTTGTGATTGCAGGCTTCGGCTACAAGATTTCGGCCGTGCCGTTCCACTTCTGGACGCCCGATGTGTACGAGGGCGCCCCGATTACCATCACGGCGTTTCTTTCCGTCGCCTCGAAGGCCGGCGGCTTCGCGATGATGATTCGCTTCTTCAAGGTCACGTTTTTCGATTCAAGCATTTTGACCTTGCCCGATGGAGCATGGGAAAGTGTTCAAGGATTTGACTGGGTCACGGTGATCGTTGCCCTGTCCGTGCTAACGATGACGTTCGGGAATCTTGTCGCAATCTGGCAGAACAATCTCAAGCGCATGCTGGCGTACTCCAGCATTGCACACGCAGGCTACATGATGATGGGTATCGTGGTGTTGAACAACGAGGGTTTGGCAGCAATCATGCTTTACTTTGTTGTGTATTTGTTCATGAACCTCGGTGCATTCTATATCGTCATGCTGGTTGCGAACAAGATCGGCAGCGAGGATATCGACGACTACAGGGGTATCGGACCGAAAGCGCCTCTGGCGATGGTGGCACTCTCCATCTTTCTCGTATCGCTAACGGGTTTGCCTCCGACTGCAGGATTCATCGGAAAACTCTATTTGTTTGCAGCATTGCTGAATAGCGGATGGGTTTGGTTGGCAGTAGTCGGGGCGCTGAATAGCGTTATTTCGTTGTACTACTACGTGCGGGTGTTCAGGAATATGTATCTTCGGTCGGATGAACGCCACTCAAACGTCTCCCTTGATTTCAGTTTTGCCCAGAAGCTCGTCATCATGCTTCTTCTTGTTCCGACGTTGTTGTTCGGTCTCTACTTCACCCCGCTTGTGCAACTTGCCCAGGCATCGGTGAAGATATTCGGAACACCCTGA
- a CDS encoding NADH-quinone oxidoreductase subunit M translates to MEFSILGVGALTWVTFLPVVGMIIVLMIPKEQRNAIKWSSLAFVGLQLIVAFALVMKFDKGLAGINTQEGMQFVEKATWIDIKSVAWFGRIHIEYLLGVDGLSITMVLLTALISFVAVISSWTIDKSIKGYFALLLLLDTGMMGVFVSLDFFLFYVFWEVMLLPMYFLIGVWGGPRREYAAIKFFLYTLFGSVLMLLVMIALYFSVNVYIDANGIIYSVTEAMQRGTEGLEKIYTFNMLQMMNPGNFVPDSLLAGLDTSWRYLAFVGLFIGFAIKIPSFPFHTWLPDAHVEAPTPISVILAGVLLKLGTYGIMRISIPIFPDAMIHYSWWIALLGVISMVYGALVAMAQTDFKKLIAYSSISHMGVVTLGMASMNTQGMTGAVFQMFNHGTITAMLFLIVGVIYDRAHTRGLNEFGGLMNKMPKYAAIMSIAFFAALGLPGLSGFISEAFSLLGAFQTFRTLTIIGAITIVFTAGYMLWTLQRVFLGTLPEKWKDLTDMDGREMVMLVPLAVIVIFLGIYPSPVLDLMNTSLNHLAELLHTAQGAVMMGAR, encoded by the coding sequence ATGGAATTCTCAATTCTCGGTGTAGGCGCCCTCACGTGGGTGACGTTTCTGCCGGTCGTCGGTATGATCATCGTTCTGATGATTCCCAAGGAACAGCGCAATGCCATCAAGTGGTCGTCGTTGGCGTTTGTGGGACTCCAGTTGATCGTTGCCTTCGCGCTGGTAATGAAATTCGACAAAGGGCTGGCAGGCATCAACACGCAGGAGGGTATGCAGTTTGTCGAAAAGGCGACATGGATTGATATCAAAAGCGTTGCGTGGTTCGGCAGAATTCACATTGAATATTTGCTCGGCGTTGACGGATTGAGTATTACGATGGTGTTGTTGACGGCCCTGATCAGTTTTGTTGCTGTCATTTCATCTTGGACGATAGACAAATCCATCAAGGGCTACTTTGCTCTGCTTCTCTTGCTCGACACCGGAATGATGGGCGTATTTGTGTCGCTCGATTTCTTCCTCTTCTATGTGTTCTGGGAAGTAATGCTGCTGCCGATGTATTTTCTGATTGGCGTTTGGGGAGGCCCGCGGCGTGAGTACGCTGCAATCAAGTTCTTCCTCTATACCCTTTTCGGATCGGTTCTGATGCTGCTGGTGATGATCGCCCTCTACTTCAGCGTTAACGTATACATCGATGCAAACGGTATAATCTATTCTGTCACTGAGGCGATGCAGAGGGGTACAGAGGGTCTCGAAAAGATCTATACCTTCAACATGCTGCAGATGATGAATCCCGGGAATTTTGTACCCGATTCATTGCTTGCCGGTCTCGATACATCATGGCGCTATCTGGCGTTCGTCGGGTTGTTTATCGGGTTTGCGATCAAGATACCGAGTTTTCCGTTCCACACGTGGTTGCCGGATGCGCACGTGGAGGCGCCCACGCCTATCAGCGTTATTCTGGCAGGCGTTCTCCTGAAGCTTGGCACATACGGAATTATGCGTATCAGCATTCCGATTTTCCCCGATGCGATGATTCATTATTCATGGTGGATTGCGTTGCTCGGCGTCATCAGTATGGTGTACGGGGCGTTGGTGGCAATGGCGCAGACGGATTTCAAGAAGTTAATTGCCTATTCGAGCATCAGCCACATGGGTGTTGTCACGCTCGGTATGGCGTCGATGAACACGCAAGGCATGACGGGTGCCGTATTCCAAATGTTCAACCACGGAACCATCACGGCAATGCTCTTCTTGATAGTGGGCGTGATTTATGACCGTGCCCACACACGCGGGTTGAATGAGTTCGGCGGACTCATGAACAAAATGCCGAAATATGCCGCAATTATGTCCATTGCATTCTTCGCGGCGCTTGGCTTGCCGGGACTGAGCGGATTTATCAGCGAGGCGTTTTCGCTGCTCGGTGCATTCCAGACATTCCGAACTCTCACGATCATCGGGGCGATTACGATTGTTTTCACAGCGGGATATATGTTGTGGACGTTGCAACGTGTGTTTCTTGGCACGTTGCCTGAGAAGTGGAAGGACCTGACCGACATGGATGGCCGTGAAATGGTGATGCTTGTGCCGCTTGCAGTGATTGTGATCTTCCTCGGCATTTATCCTTCGCCTGTTCTGGATTTGATGAATACTTCGCTGAATCATCTCGCAGAACTACTGCATACTGCTCAAGGTGCTGTAATGATGGGCGCACGGTAA